Genomic DNA from Panthera leo isolate Ple1 chromosome E3, P.leo_Ple1_pat1.1, whole genome shotgun sequence:
gaattgactgagccatccaggcgccccttgtgtacCTAGTTTGACAAAGTAATACCAAATATTTTCCCAGAGCACCGCTGTCACTCATACCTGCAGTCTTTCAGCCAGAAAgtgacatctttttattttgagtttttaaattactattttaggggcgcctgggtggctccgtcagctcagcgtccgactcctgatttcagctcaggtcatgatctcatgagttcgagccccgcgtcggcccctgtgctgacagctcagagcctggagcctgtttctgattctgtgtctccctctctgcttctcctctgctcgcactctgtctcttaaaaatgaataaacattttttaaaaataaaaaaaaaccagccgtagacaatatataaacaaagagtcatggctgtgttccaataaaacttcctTTACAGACACAGAAGGGGGTCCAGAATTTGGCCTGCGGACCATCATTTGCCAATCCCTGAGGTAGTGAGTCAGCCTCGCCAGTACGCTCTATGTGTTTTCATCTTCACAGTGACTCTGTGAGATAGAtgctatttttatccccattttacagataaggaaactgaggcaccgagaaattaagtaacttgagAAAGGTCACTtggctggtaagtggcagagccaggatttgaatcagGGTGGCCGATCGCcaggcctgccttcctcccttccctgtctccgCAGGGTTCTGTGGCCTGGAAGCGCCCCCCCACCTtgtccatctctccctccccctatGGTGAGCCCCTGAGTAATGAAGCCGTTGCTCCTGCACCCTCCCCCAGGAACATTGACACCCTCATCGTGGACGTCTACCCTGTGCTGGACACACCCGCCAAGCAAGTCCTTTGGCAGTTCATCTACCAGCTGCTGACTTACGAGGAGCAGGAGCTGTGCCGGGAGAAAATCGCGTGTTTCCTGGGCTACACGGCCATGACAGGTAAGCAGCCTCTCCCGCTGCCCCGCCCACCGAAGAGCCAGACACCTGTTCTCAGATCGCAGCCTACCTGGGCCTCTTCCACACACGGATGCACCCCTGTGTCATGCAGACACGTGCCCGACACACCCGGGCTGGTCGCACACTTGGCCCCGCGGATGCGCCTTGCCAGCTTgaccttttttattattattatttcttttttaatgttgatttgcttttgagagagagagagcgcgtgagcaggggaggcacagagagagagggagacacagaatccgaaacagtctccaggctctgaacgtcagcacagagcccgacgtggggctcgaactcacaaatcccaagacggtgacctgagccaaagtcggacgttttaccgactgagcgacccaggtgcccctcagcttcACCCTTAAGTAACATCTGCAGTCTTATCTCAGACTTTAGACACCCTGCCTGTCCGCCCGGAAGCCCAGGCTTCTCACCCACAACATGGGAGTGACCTCAGTGGCCGTGCATTGCACCTCAAGAAATGTGGCACAGACCAGGAAATTCGTGTGGTTGCTGTTTACAGAGCTGGAGAGTGAGCACACAGGTCACACCTGGCTGGTGTGCCTCGATGCACACGGACACACACTAGGGCCTGCCGGACGATGTGTGGCCTCAGCTTCCCACAGCTGCCCATCTCTTACAGTGTCCCCCATGTGGCCATAAAGCCGCACCCATCATTTAGGCCAAACCCTGTGCCCATGTTCTACATACTCTGCACCTGCTAGGTCACAGTCTGCAGACCTGTGTGCTGGCCCTTGTGTGCCCACCATCCCTAGTCCTGGGGACCCACAATTTGCTGGGAGAGGCTCGAGGGTTTTAGCAAGAGGCTCGGGGCATAGGCTGAGCAGTAGGTGTACAATCTCTCTCCACTTGCCAAGCAGAGCCTGGGGTCACAGATCGGTGCACACAGCTGCTGCCTTCACCCCTCCTGGGAGGCCCCTGGGCTGAGAGGACAAGGGGCCCGTCTCCTGTTCATGTCCCACAGCAGAGCCAGAGCCCGAGTTGGACCTGGAGCCTGAGCCCGAGCCTGAGCCCGAGCCGGTGCTGGAGCCCCAGCGACGCAGCTCCCTGAGGGCCTCCTCCATGTGCCGCCGCAGCCTCCGGTCCCAGGGCCTAGAGGCCAGCCTCAGTTGCGGTGAGGCTCTGGACGGGAAGGCGGGACTGGGTGTGAGGAACAGGGCTCCGTTTTCCTACCTGCAAAATGGGGTTGGTGAGACGAGAGATCCCGGAGAACGGGTTGAGCGGGGCTGAGCCATGGCCCTCGGGGGTCTGCAGGGCTTGCTAGTTCTTTCTCCATGGCTGCCCACTGAGCCTGGGATGGAACCTGAGCCTTAGAGCTCAGAAGGGTCACTGGATGTCTCCACGGTGGACTCCACCCTCCCCGATTCCCCCAGCAGGTCCCGGTGACTGTCCCGAGATGCCTCTTCCTCTAATCCCAGGCGAGCGCCAAGCAGGCGACGGCACGTCCCTCCCTGAGACCCCCAATCCGAAGATGGTGAGACCTCACCACCCTCCTGGTGGTTCACTTGGCTGCTGGGAATAGGTAgctcctggggctggggcagaacCCTGCCTCCCAGACCACCCAGGCCTGGCCTCTGAGGCCATGTGAGGGCCTCacatgggaggggagggtgggttggACTCACCCTGGCCTCCTCTCCCCAAAGATGTCAGCCGTCTATGCGGAGCTCGAGTCCCGACTGAGCAGCAGTTTCAAAGGGAAGGTGGGGACCACGTCCAGATCCCGTGCCTCCCCGCCAGTGCCCAGCCCGGCAGGTGCAGCAGGTAGGGGCTCAGCCGGCTGGGGTTCCTGAGGGCAGCACTAGCTTCTGTCCACTGGGCTGTCGGTCTGGGTGTTTTCCCCATCTGAGGCACATCCTTCGAGCCTCCCCTTTGTTGCATGGCTCCATGACTGAGTTGTGGGGAACCTCAGTGGCCTCCATGGCAAAGGTCCATCAAGGTTAGGGTTGTCGCAGGTCTTCCCAGGTCCCCTCCAATCCTTACCCCTCCTATAGATTTAGAAGAGCCTAGGTCTTTCCCCTAAGGAGCCCTGAGTTAGCATGTGGCTGTTGGATAAACTACTAAGTGCATGCATTGCTCTGTGAATGGCCCAACTGAGAAGCTAGTTTCTCTGCAGTTCAGAAGGCAGGATGCCAGGACAGTGTTCCTGTCAGCCAAGGGCCTGTCGGGTGCGGGAGGTGCCTCATGATCCTTGGTCTGGGGCCCGGAGAAGGCCCATCTCCCCTTTGAATTGTGTTCGGTCAGTCCTAGGTGGGACCAAGATGAGCTGGGGTCTGGCCTGTCCTGGGGCTAAGTACTGTTCCCCCTCACCTACTCTGACCTTTGATTTCCCTTAGGGAAgggcctggggaggcaggggcatcCAGGGTCTTCTTGTGCTGtgtccagagagggaaaggaaggtacCCAGGGACACAGAGCCACCCTGCCCCgggcccctcctctccagcctgcACCTGGGACCCAGGTGCTGACTGAAGAGACCTCACACCTtatcccccaccccagggcccaggacCCTGTCCAGCGTCTCGTGGCCCAGCGAGcggctcctgccctccccctgctacTACCCACTGTGCTCAGGGGGCCTGGCCTCCCCCAGCAGCTCTGAGTCTCACCCCTACGCCAGCCTGGACAGCAGCCGGGCGCCCTCCCCACAGCCAGACCCCGGGCCCATCCGCTCCGACAGCCCCCCAAGTCCGGACCCTGCCCGCCCACCCAGCCGCAGGAAGCTCTTCACCTTCTCCCGCCCCATGCGAAGCCGGGATACTGACCGCTTCCTGGATGTGCTCAGTGAGCAGCTGGGCCCCCGGGTCACTGTCGTGGATGATTTCCTGAGCCCTGAGAATGACTATGAGGAGGTGAGCGTGAAAGCAGGTGTGGAGGGCGAGGGGCCCACGTGTGCCATGGGGGTCTGGAAGGGGAAACAGTATCCCTGGGCTCCCGCAAGAAGCCTGTTGCCCTTGGGAATCTGCCCCAGGCtacttccctccctgccccggtCCATCCCAGAATCTGTCCCAGGCTACCCCACCCCCCTGGCTTGAGCTATCCCACCCTTTGACTCAAGCTATGACACCCCCCACTCAAGGCCACCCCATATACCTTATCTCGGGTTACCCCGTTCCTTTTCCCAGACTGTCCTATCCTTGTCCCCAGGctgtcccaccccctgccccaggctaTCCCACTCTCCCTCACCTTGCTCCGCCCTGGCAGATGAGCTTCCACGATGACCAGGGCAGCTTTGTGACCAACGAACGGAGCAGCGCTAGCGAGTGCATCAGCAGCAGTGAGGAAGGCAGCTCCCTGACCTACTCCTCCGTCTCCGaccacatccccccacccccgctcagcCCCCCGCCTCCGCCGCCTCTGCCCTTCCATGACCCTAAGCCCAGCTCCCGCACCCCCGATCCTCGGGGCCCTGCTCAGACACTGGTCAAGCCCCTCacccaactcagccacccagtccCTCCACCGCCCccgccacccctgcccccaccggtGCCCTGTGCACCCCCCATGCTGTCCCGGGGCCTGGGCCACCGCCGAAGTGAGACCAGCCACATGAGCGTCAAGCGCCTACGGTGGGAGCAGGTGGAGAACTCGGAAGGCACCATCTGGGGTCAGGTAGGTGACCTGGGGCCTGGGGGTGCCCTGCACCAGGGGTAGGTGGCCTGGGCAGCACCCTTGAAGACAAGCCCCTGTCCAGTTTGTAGCCCCTGGCATTTCCCGCTTCCGTTTCCCTAGCATCGTGAACCCAGGACAGCTCTGGTGAGAGCACCCCCTGCAAAGAACACCCCCAAGCAAGGCCAGAGCTCTTGGCCACCTCCTTAAGCCCCCTCGGTTGGCTGCGGCCCCTTTGCAGTCCCTTCATCGGCCTGCCCCAGTGCAGCTTGCTGGCTTCTGCAGGGGGAGTATTGCAGGTGTACGTATGCAATGGACTTGAGGAGGCAGCGGCTCACCGCCTGATAACCTGGACGAGTTCGTGTCTCCCGCAGTCTCCTCTGGCCCCCACGTGTACCCCAGGGCCTGACGAGGGCTCTCCCTTCAGTAGCTCCCAGGGCAGCCTTtagagggtgggtggggtgggcggtGGCAGTGCGGTTGCCAGGGTAGGGCCTCACTGTGACGCCCTCTGCCTTGCAGCTCGGGGAAGATTCTGATTATGATAAGCTGAGTGACATGGTAAAATACCTCGATCTGGAGCTCCACTTCGGCACCCAGAAACCTGCTAGTGAGTGGCCCGAGGGCCCTGGGGGAACCCTCCACAAGCCCTCTCTGGAAGTCCACCTGCTGCCTTTTGTGGCATCCCGGGGCCTAGAGTCCCAGAGGCCCGCACCGACTGCCATTTGCTTACCGTGTCCCTGAGTTATTTAACTTCGCAGAGCCTCAGTTCTCCTGTCTCCAAGTGGAGATGACCctaatagctagcatttattgcATGCTTCCCAAATGCCAGACACCCTTGTTTCTAAATCAATCCCGTGATGACCCTAAGAGACAGGGACTGTGACCACCCTGTCTTCTTGAtgaagaagcacagagaggctagATAATATGCTTAAAGTCACAGAGCCAGAATCAGGTGACCAGGAGGCATCCATATCTAGGAGACTAGATGTCCCTTCTagtctctctgtcccctctcccctctctgggtaTCTCCCTATAGGATTGTTGGGTGGGGTTCCAGGCAGCCAGGGGTATCATGTGTGACAGGTGGTTGCAGGATGGAAGACAAAGGCCTTTGTCCATCCAGGAAGCATCTGCAAGGTGAAGAGGTGGTTGGTTCACCTTACTCGGGCAGCTCAGTCCCAAGGGCcccggcggggggagggggagggggaggggcggggaggggaggggcacccaCCACGCATGCTGAGTATGTTACACCTGAGTGGGAGACTGAGGAATGAAGGAACTGTGGACACCTGGAGCTGATTCAGTCACGGCCCTGTCAAGGGGTGTCTCGCCATTGGGTGTGGCCACACCCCTCCTGGGCCGTCCCACCAGCCTAGTGTCCTCCCGTTAAACCACTTTCCCTTCCAGAGCCGTTGCCCGGGCCCGAACCCTTCAGGAAGAAAGAAGTGGTGGAGATCCTGTCTCACAAGAAGGCCTACAACACCTGTGAGGGGTTCGGGGAGTCCCAGGGCTTATGGGGGACAGGAGGCGGCCCCGTCTCTGGGCCGCAGAGCTTTGGATCCGCGGGGGTGGATGACACATTAGTCCGTGGGGGTCTGACACCGGCTGGGTGAAGGCCCCCTCCTAGGTCAAGGAACCCACCCCGGCGCGGGTGCCGCGCTGGGCTCCACCCTCATTGGCCCCGCCCCCTCGTTGGCCCCACCTCTACAGGCCTCGGCTTCCGGGTTATGGCCCCGCCTCCAGCCGCATCCTCTACTCTCCCTCACGGGGTCTCCTCCCTCATTTTGGCACCACGCCCACAGACCCCACCCGAATCTAGGTCTAAGTCTTCGAGAACCTTGTCCTCGCCTTTATTCGGCCTGGGGAAGAACCCTCTGCCTCTCCGGGCCGGCTCCTGCCCCGCCCAGTTCCTTGCCCCGCCCAGGCCCCTCCCGGTAGCCCCGGGGAACTTAGGCGCCCCGCCCACCctccgcccggccccgcccccggctcaCGCTCGCGGCCCGGCCCGCAGCCATCCTGCTGGCGCACCTGAAGCTGAGCCCCGCGGAGCTGCGGCAGGTGCTCATGAGCATGGAGCCCCGGCGCCTGGAGCCCGCGCACCTGGCGCAGCTGCTGCTCTTCGCGCCCGACGCCGACGAGGAGCAGCGCTACCAGGCCTTCCGCGAGGCGCCCGGCCGCCTCAGCGAGCCCGATCAGTTCGTCCTGCAGGTGCCGCGGCTGTGACCGCCGCCCGGGGTCGGGGGGTGCTGCCCGGCGGCCTCGGCCGCCTCCATCGGGGCTCTCGCTGTGACCGGGGCTGCGTGGGTCCCGCTCCCCTACCGCCACTGCGCTCGCGCCTCCGACTCCCAGTTTTACACCTTTAATGGCCAGTTCCCACCCGGGGTTCAAGGTAGATGCGATTGTGCTTATTTTTCTTGCGGGGAATGCCGGGCGGCCAgctgacccccaccccaggctgcggTGGGGCGGTGGGGCCCCCTGGTGGGATGGGTGCAATCCTGGCGTTGACTTCGTGACAGATGCTGTCGGTTCCGGAATACAAAACCCGCTTGCGCAGTCTCCACTTCCAGGCCACCCTAcaggagaagacagaagagatcCGGGGCAGCCTGGAGTGCTTGCGCCAAGCCTCCCTTGAGCTCAAGAACAGCCGGAAGCTCGCCAAGATCCTGGAGGTCAGGGCGCACCCACTCTCCGATCACTCCACCTGCTTGTCTGCCCCTTGGGGCTTCCAATCTGGAGGCCCATCCTGATAGTGGTGTGGGGTGCGGGGTGAGCACCTGGGCAGGACCTGCCCACCTTTCTTTCCGCAGTTTGTGTTGGCCATGGGCAACTATCTCAACGATGGACAGCCCAAAACTAACAAGACCACAGGCTTCAAGATCAACTTCCTGACGGAGGTGAGGGGACCAGTTGGCAGTAATGTATGAGCTTGCTCTACCGTAtggaggctggggaggccagGCCCAACCCAAGTtgtggcagaggggaggagagaatgtCATGGCCAAGGAGCGCCCTTCTCCCAGGAGGAAAAGCTGGCTGCCAGCAGGCCAGAATGTAATTGCAGTAAAGGATGGGTGGGGGACCGTTTCCAAGCCAAGCCTTGGGATCTGGAAaaatggagggtggggggacagggagggaagactccaagaggaaggagagaatctcacCTGGTAGCTTCTGTGTCCTTAATACCACCACCACTGTCAGGCCGTCCTGCGCCTATAAGATCTAGGATCTGAGAAAGGACAGCTTGAATACCTGGTCTTCCCACTGTTTCTGGGACCTTTCCCCATGGTACCTTTGattgttttaaaagagaagaagaaaaactccATCTGTAGATATGAATGTTTTAGGATGTCTGAAGCCCAGGAGGGCCACATATGGTTCCAGAAAATCACAAGAAGGAAGACATGTGAATGGTGTCCCACCACCGTCACCCAGGGGTCAGAAAATCTGGGGTTATATTTGCTGACAAGGCCTCACTGCCAAGGACAGAAAACCTGGTGGCCTTCTCTAGCCGATGGCTGTGGGCCTGGTTCCTGGGGGGCTGGAAGGATGTCTCAAAGATCTGGGCCAGGGAACCTCCAAACTCCTGAGGAGGCCTGTGGGCATCCCAGCAGAGCTTCAGAGGAAGAAATACTGGCAACTTTGGAGTAGCTGGGTGTCAAGGGCCAGGAATTGCTGTCACAGTCCAGGAGACTTGGGACCAAGGGTACCCAGGCCTGTGTGATCAGGTGTCTGATGGGGTCCTTGAGGAGTATGTCTGCTGGGCATCACTTGCAGCTGAACTCCACGAAGACTGTGGATGGGAAATCTACCTTCCTGCACATTCTTGCCAAATCGCTGAGCCAGCACTTCCCAGAACTCCTCGGCTTTGCTCAGGACCTGCCCACTGTGCCCCTGGCTGCCAAAGGTAGGCTGAGTGCATGGGCGGGGAAGCAGAGGTGTCACTGTCCTGGGCTGGGAGGCCGGTGCTCGTGAGGCTCTGTTCCCTTCCCTACAGTGAATCAACGGGCCCTGACCAGTGACCTAGCTGACCTCCATGGCACCATCAGTGAAATACAGGCTGCTTGCCAGAGCACGCCCCCCTCCGTTGAGGACAAGTTTGCTGTGGTCATGACAGTATCCTCTGAGCAGCCGGTCCCAGCACCGGGATGGGGAGCTGTCTGTAACCCCAGTGGCCACTGGGATCCGGGGGTCCTGGCAGAGGGTCCATCCTGGTGATTTAGAATCCAAGCACTTACACGAAGTCTGCATAACTGAAGAGGAGTTCTTTTGACTGTCCAAAAGCCACTGCCTCGCCCCATCTGTCCTCCTGGGCCATAGAGCCCAGATTTAAGTCACAGGCAGTCAGGAGAGGGGGACATTGCCACAGAGTACAGATAGCGGCAaatgctacagaaaaaaaaaagagagagagagagagatcaaagcCTAGAGAGTGACAGGGAGATACTATCAGCGGGTGTTTGGGGAGGAAGGGGTCACGGCATCTGAGAAGAGCCCACAGGGGAGACAGGGCTACCCTACAGAGAAGACAAGTGGAAGGCCACGAGGCTGACTGGCTGTGGTGGGCTTCATGGCCAGCTGAGAGGGCAGTGTGCGAAGGGACTGGAGCCCCCCGAACAAGCATGGCTCCTGGCTGAGCACAGGGCATGTGGCAGCTAGGCTCAGCCTGGGGTCACTGCCCGAGAACCTGAGGATGCCTGGCAGTTTCCTTAACGGGGCAATCAGTCCTTCCTAGAGACGGCCCAGCCGGTGCTGCGGGCCCTGGACGCGCTGCAGCGGGAGGCCACCGACGAGCTGGGCAGGGCGCTGGCCTTCTTCGGCGAGGATTCCAAAGCCACCACCTCTGAGGCCTTCTTCGGCATCTTTGCAGAGTTCATGAGCAAGTTTGAGGTGAGCTGTGATGAGAGGCCGAAGAGGCCTCTCAGAAGTCCCTCTGGAGGTCAAATGAGGCCTCCATGAAGCCCAGATTGGGAAAGGGCCCCCCGCAAATGTGACAGGACCCCCATGGGGCCAATAGGTCCCTTCCCTGGCTCCCTGGGTGGGGAGATGAGGCAGGGCGGGGAGTCAAGGGTCCCTGGACCGCTGACCAGCCCCTCCCCatgtgccccttcctccccagcgA
This window encodes:
- the LOC122209726 gene encoding delphilin isoform X1, which produces MPATNQGWPEDFGFRLGGSGPCFVLEVTEGSSAHAGGLRPGDQILEVEGLAVGGLSREHLVRLARRCPRVPPSLGVLPGPDGGPAAGSGRASPTAALRPLRPSRGLSLGRELLRLTGRKRPEAVHRERRRKAQEFSRKVDEILGDQPTAKERVFAALKQFAAQQRVDDLVWALTLVLPREARAPLMDNLRIFIPKKHRARFDEVVSQGLLGKLCRARRAQGAQRLRRSRSEERPERLLVSTRASAAPRRPDEPPPRKASSLLGGRAGPGGTRRTVRVYKGNKSFGFTLRGHGPVWIESVLPGSPADNASLKSGDRILFLNGLDMRNCSHDKVVSMLQGSGAVPTLVVEEGLVPFASDSDSLDSPNPSSALTSLQWVAEILPSSIRVQGRTFSQQLEHLLTPPERYGVCRALESFFQHRNIDTLIVDVYPVLDTPAKQVLWQFIYQLLTYEEQELCREKIACFLGYTAMTAEPEPELDLEPEPEPEPEPVLEPQRRSSLRASSMCRRSLRSQGLEASLSCGPGDCPEMPLPLIPGERQAGDGTSLPETPNPKMMSAVYAELESRLSSSFKGKVGTTSRSRASPPVPSPAGAAGPRTLSSVSWPSERLLPSPCYYPLCSGGLASPSSSESHPYASLDSSRAPSPQPDPGPIRSDSPPSPDPARPPSRRKLFTFSRPMRSRDTDRFLDVLSEQLGPRVTVVDDFLSPENDYEEMSFHDDQGSFVTNERSSASECISSSEEGSSLTYSSVSDHIPPPPLSPPPPPPLPFHDPKPSSRTPDPRGPAQTLVKPLTQLSHPVPPPPPPPLPPPVPCAPPMLSRGLGHRRSETSHMSVKRLRWEQVENSEGTIWGQLGEDSDYDKLSDMVKYLDLELHFGTQKPAKPLPGPEPFRKKEVVEILSHKKAYNTSILLAHLKLSPAELRQVLMSMEPRRLEPAHLAQLLLFAPDADEEQRYQAFREAPGRLSEPDQFVLQMLSVPEYKTRLRSLHFQATLQEKTEEIRGSLECLRQASLELKNSRKLAKILEFVLAMGNYLNDGQPKTNKTTGFKINFLTELNSTKTVDGKSTFLHILAKSLSQHFPELLGFAQDLPTVPLAAKVNQRALTSDLADLHGTISEIQAACQSTPPSVEDKFAVVMTSFLETAQPVLRALDALQREATDELGRALAFFGEDSKATTSEAFFGIFAEFMSKFERALSDLEAGDGPRSSGMVSPLAW
- the LOC122209726 gene encoding delphilin isoform X3 translates to MSCLGIFIPKKHRARFDEVVSQGLLGKLCRARRAQGAQRLRRSRSEERPERLLVSTRASAAPRRPDEPPPRKASSLLGGRAGPGGTRRTVRVYKGNKSFGFTLRGHGPVWIESVLPGSPADNASLKSGDRILFLNGLDMRNCSHDKVVSMLQGSGAVPTLVVEEGLVPFASDSDSLDSPNPSSALTSLQWVAEILPSSIRVQGRTFSQQLEHLLTPPERYGVCRALESFFQHRNIDTLIVDVYPVLDTPAKQVLWQFIYQLLTYEEQELCREKIACFLGYTAMTEPEPELDLEPEPEPEPEPVLEPQRRSSLRASSMCRRSLRSQGLEASLSCGPGDCPEMPLPLIPGERQAGDGTSLPETPNPKMMSAVYAELESRLSSSFKGKVGTTSRSRASPPVPSPAGAAGPRTLSSVSWPSERLLPSPCYYPLCSGGLASPSSSESHPYASLDSSRAPSPQPDPGPIRSDSPPSPDPARPPSRRKLFTFSRPMRSRDTDRFLDVLSEQLGPRVTVVDDFLSPENDYEEMSFHDDQGSFVTNERSSASECISSSEEGSSLTYSSVSDHIPPPPLSPPPPPPLPFHDPKPSSRTPDPRGPAQTLVKPLTQLSHPVPPPPPPPLPPPVPCAPPMLSRGLGHRRSETSHMSVKRLRWEQVENSEGTIWGQLGEDSDYDKLSDMVKYLDLELHFGTQKPAKPLPGPEPFRKKEVVEILSHKKAYNTSILLAHLKLSPAELRQVLMSMEPRRLEPAHLAQLLLFAPDADEEQRYQAFREAPGRLSEPDQFVLQMLSVPEYKTRLRSLHFQATLQEKTEEIRGSLECLRQASLELKNSRKLAKILEFVLAMGNYLNDGQPKTNKTTGFKINFLTELNSTKTVDGKSTFLHILAKSLSQHFPELLGFAQDLPTVPLAAKVNQRALTSDLADLHGTISEIQAACQSTPPSVEDKFAVVMTSFLETAQPVLRALDALQREATDELGRALAFFGEDSKATTSEAFFGIFAEFMSKFERALSDLEAGDGPRSSGMVSPLAW
- the LOC122209726 gene encoding delphilin isoform X2, whose protein sequence is MGKDQGFSRHFRIFIPKKHRARFDEVVSQGLLGKLCRARRAQGAQRLRRSRSEERPERLLVSTRASAAPRRPDEPPPRKASSLLGGRAGPGGTRRTVRVYKGNKSFGFTLRGHGPVWIESVLPGSPADNASLKSGDRILFLNGLDMRNCSHDKVVSMLQGSGAVPTLVVEEGLVPFASDSDSLDSPNPSSALTSLQWVAEILPSSIRVQGRTFSQQLEHLLTPPERYGVCRALESFFQHRNIDTLIVDVYPVLDTPAKQVLWQFIYQLLTYEEQELCREKIACFLGYTAMTAEPEPELDLEPEPEPEPEPVLEPQRRSSLRASSMCRRSLRSQGLEASLSCGPGDCPEMPLPLIPGERQAGDGTSLPETPNPKMMSAVYAELESRLSSSFKGKVGTTSRSRASPPVPSPAGAAGPRTLSSVSWPSERLLPSPCYYPLCSGGLASPSSSESHPYASLDSSRAPSPQPDPGPIRSDSPPSPDPARPPSRRKLFTFSRPMRSRDTDRFLDVLSEQLGPRVTVVDDFLSPENDYEEMSFHDDQGSFVTNERSSASECISSSEEGSSLTYSSVSDHIPPPPLSPPPPPPLPFHDPKPSSRTPDPRGPAQTLVKPLTQLSHPVPPPPPPPLPPPVPCAPPMLSRGLGHRRSETSHMSVKRLRWEQVENSEGTIWGQLGEDSDYDKLSDMVKYLDLELHFGTQKPAKPLPGPEPFRKKEVVEILSHKKAYNTSILLAHLKLSPAELRQVLMSMEPRRLEPAHLAQLLLFAPDADEEQRYQAFREAPGRLSEPDQFVLQMLSVPEYKTRLRSLHFQATLQEKTEEIRGSLECLRQASLELKNSRKLAKILEFVLAMGNYLNDGQPKTNKTTGFKINFLTELNSTKTVDGKSTFLHILAKSLSQHFPELLGFAQDLPTVPLAAKVNQRALTSDLADLHGTISEIQAACQSTPPSVEDKFAVVMTSFLETAQPVLRALDALQREATDELGRALAFFGEDSKATTSEAFFGIFAEFMSKFERALSDLEAGDGPRSSGMVSPLAW